ATCTATAATAATACTCCGAGAAAATGTCTGGACTTTCAAACACCGTCTGAAGTATTTTTAGAGCAATTGTTGCACTTCAAATGTGAATCCACCTTCCCGTTTCCACGGGAATGACAAGCGGGGTGCCCTCGACCGGTTATTAAGATTTATGAATTTCACAAAAGAGAAATTGACTGAAATCATTTTACCAGCGGGGTTTGCCGCCGCTGTCGCCGTCCAGGTAGACCACTTCCAGAAGCGGGCAGGGAGCCTCATCCGATCCGATATGCGCCTCGCGGTGCAGGGCATCGATGGCCCTGGCTACGTTGCGGAAAAGCTGGTTCTCCCCGATTTTCTCATAAAGATGTGTCCGCCGCATGACGTCGAGAACCGAATCATTCAGCCCCGTTACCGAAACGCCCAGGCCGTTTTCGCGGAGCCGGTCGGCCAGAAGCGAGAGGATATCCTCACCCGAGGCATCGAGCTCGTTGATGCCGTTGCCGACGATGATGACCTGTTTCAGGTGGGGCATCGAAGATACCAGCTCGAGAATTTTATCTTCAAGGTAATTCGTGTTGGCAAAAAACAGGGAGCCGTTGTACCGAACCACCGCCAGGTGTTTGCATCGCGCCAGGCCGAAACGCTCGCTGTTGCGCCAGGTTCCGTCGGGGTGTTTCGCGAGCAGCGCAATATCCGGTTTCATGTTACGCAGCATATACAATCCGAGCGACAGAATGACGCCGACCATTATGCCCCACTCGAGATGCGGCGCGAATCCCAGCGTCAGGACAAACGTGATCAGGCCGATAATGCCGTCATATTTCTGCGCTTTCCAGGAATGAATGAATCCCTTCACATTCAGCAGGCCGATCACCGCCATCATGATGATGGCGGCCAGAACCGCCTGCGGCAGATAGTACAGCAGCGGCGTCAGAAAAATCAGCACGATCACCACGACCAGACTGCTGACGACATTCGACAACCCGCTCACCGCGCCCGACTGGATATTCACCGCCGACCGCGAAAACGAGCCCGATACGGCATAACTCTGGAAAAACGAGCCGACAATATTGGACATGCCCTGACCGATCAATTCCTGGTTGGGATCAAGCCTCTGCCCCGTCCGGGCGGCCATCGCCTTGGCAATCGAGATGGCTTCCATAAAGCCCAGAAGAGATATGATAATGGCGATCGGCAATAAATTAAAAGCTACCGAGGTATCAAATTTGGGAAAAATCAGTGACGGTAAACCACGCGGGATATTTCCGACGACACTTCCGCCGCAGGCCATCCTGACGGCGGCGCTGTCGATGCGCCTGTTCCCCACCAGAAGCCGCCAGTTATATTGATCATATTGCATCCCGGCAATATTGGTCTGAAGATCATAAAACTCCATGGCACCATCGTGGGTCCCGGTTGACTTCAGGTGTATCATCCATAATTGCTGCTTCAGCAGCTGGTTCCGCTCTTTCAATTCCTCGATTTCGATATTCAAAAGCGATAATTCATTATGAACCGAAGCGGCCGCCAGAGAATTTTCGCCATAGACACCGACAGCCTTTTTCATATCCGCACCGAGTTGAATTCTTTGATCGACCAGTTCCTGAATCCTGTCAACGGTCTCATTAAATTGATTTATGGTCCTGACGGCCTCATGGCTCTTTATCTGATTCAATTTCATGGCGCAATTATGTTCAAAACCGGTCGCCCAGGAAATAATCGTTGTCACTCCCACCGCAACCAGAACATATGGCAGCCGCGGATTTATCCGGCGTATGGCATACATGATAATAAAGGCCAGAATGGCCAGACCGAGGGTCGGCCAGTGCGTAAAATACCACGCCGCCCTGAATATATTATAGACGGTTTCATATTGATGTTCGGCTTGGACGACATTGACACCGAAAATTTTGGCCAACTGTGATGAGGCAATAATCAGCGCCGCCGCATTGGTAAAACCGTTCACCACCGGGTGCGACAGGAAATTGACGACCAGCCCAAGCCTTAAAACGCCCAGCAGAAGCTGGAAAAGTCCGACCAGCAGAGCCAGGAGAATGGCATAGGCCACAAACATCTCGCTTCCGGCCGTGGCCAGCGGTTCCAGCGCCGTGGCCGTCATCAATGAAACAACGGCAACCGGTCCTGTGGCAAGCTGCCGGCTGGACCCGAACAGGGATGCTACCAAAGGTGGTAAAAAGGCGGCATATAAGCCGTAATATGCGGGCAGGCCGGCCAGTTGCGCATAAGCCATCGACTGCGGAACCAGAACCAGTGCCACCGTGATGCCGGAGACAAAATCCAGTCGGAAGTGATGTATGGTATAGCCCTTAAACCATTCCAGAAACGGCAGGAATCTTGCTATAATCGGCTTTCGGGAATTGCGGCTATTATTGGACATAAGCCTTACTGCTTTCGCCGGACAACCACATCAGTGGCCGATATTTCATGCCGAATCCATGTCGGCAGGAGCATTCTAAAAGTATTAAAATTGCCTTCACACACAAATCAAATCTTTTATCAGTTCCATTGATATCAAAATTGCAAATTATGGGATTATCCCCAACATCGCAAGTCAAATTTCACCTTCACTGCCTCCCATCATTATTTTCGGTTTTTTTCTCTATTTTTTACCCCATTATTATAAGAAAAATGAAAATCGCCAATTTTGCGGATGTTCCGATTTGTCCACAAAAAAATGGATTCTGGCTTGCCAAAACATTCAAGTAATATTATTTTCAATTATGGGCGGCTTAATGGCTGGAAAGGGATAAACCTGTGGCAATAATTTCTATTTTCAGCGGTTCGTTTTGCCGCGGCGATGAAATCGCCGAAAAAACAGCACAAACCCTTGGTTATAAAAGGATCGATGAAATCCTGATCACCGAGGCAAGCTCCGAATTCGATATTCCGGAGAAGAAACTTCAGCAAACCCTTCAGGGTGAAACTCCCACCTTGAACAAAATAACCCGGGAAAGAGAAAAAAATATTGCCTTTCTTAAAATGGCTCTGGCGAAACTCATTCTGGAAGATAGTTGTGTAATCCTCGGCTCCGCCGCGCATCTTCTGCCGCGAAATATCACCCATATACTTCGGGTATGCGTTATTGCCGATTTTGCTTACCGTGTCGAGCAGGCAATTCAATCCCTGTCCATTCCAAAAGGAAAAGCGGAAGGCATGATACACGGTTATGATTCAAAGATGCGACAATGGACCGGCCAGCTGGTTGATTCCACCCCTTATGACTCAAAAATATATGATATTGTCATTCCAATTCACGATATGTCGATTGATCAGGCCGTGGAGATTATTAAAAAATATGCCGGCAGCGACCAGCTGAAAACGACACCGAGGTCACAAAGCTCCGCCGAGGATTTCCTGCTGAGTGCAAAAATCAATCTGACTCTGACGAAAGCGGGCTATGATCTTGAGGTTTTCTCGGAAAACGGAAATGTAACGTTGCTGATCGACCACGAAGTGATCCGGATGAAGCAGCATCAGGAGAAATTGATCCAGATTACCCGGGGTATCGAAGGTGTCACCGACGTGAATGTCCGCCCGGGCCCCAAATTCCAGGCATCATCGACCAACCCCTGGGCCAATATGGATCTGCCGCCCAGAATTTTGCTGGTCGATGATGAGAAGGAATTCGTCCAGACACTTTCGGAGAGACTCCAGACACGCAACCTGGAATCCTCGATTGTCTATGACGGCGAGCAGGCAATTGATTTTGTCAGCAGGAACCAGACTGATGTTATGGTCCTTGATTTGATGATGCCGGGAATAAACGGTATCGAGGTCCTTCGCCGCGTCAAAAAAGATTATCCCAATGTCGAGGTGATTATTCTTACCGGGCATGGTTCCGAAAAGGAAAAAGCCATCTCGGAAGAACTGGGGGCATTTGCCTATTTGCAAAAACCGGTCGATATCGATATTCTCGCCAAGGTGATGCGGGACGCCTATCAGAAAATCAGTCGTCTGAAGGCCGACACAACCGAGGACCCGGAAAACCGGTCGAAACCGGATTCGGAATGACTGTAATGTTTTAATAATTTATTTGCGGAACATATGACAGATTCTTCCTGGGAAAAAGGTATCGGTGAATCGGAAAGCAGCATGGTCCCAACCGGTGAGGGGCTGCCGCGCTACCGAAAACTCCGACGGCGTTCGGTGATCGCCACATCGCTGGTTGCACTGGCGCCGCTTATTATTATGGTCATCATTAACTTTTATCAGGATAAAGAGGCCTATATCGCCGAAAGCCGTTATGCCGTTACCCGCATATTATCCAATACCAAGAGGAATCTTGAATTTATTATCGAGGAGCGCCGGTCGGCGCTGTCGCTTATTCTTAACGAACAGCCTTATCAGAAACTGACCAGTCCCGAAGGGTTGAAGTCGATTCAAAAAAATCTGAACAATTCATTCGGCGGCTTTGTCGATCTTGGCGTTATTAATGCCGACGGCATCCAGACCAATTATATCGGGCCCTATGAATTGGTCGGCCGCAACTACCGGGATCAGGCCTGGTTCAGTGAGGTGCTGGTGAGGGGAGTCTATGTCAGCGATGTCTTTCTGGGACATCGCAAACTTCCCCATTTCGTGATTGCCTTCAAACATGAAATCGATGAGAGCAGTTTCTTCGTTTTCCGGGCTACCATCGACATGTCGCTTCTGAGCGAGCAGATAACGACCACCCAGCTTGACCAGAACACCGATGTTTTCATCGTCAACAGTGACGGTATCCTCCAGACACCCTCCGTTTTCTATGGTGAAGTCATGGAGAAAATGAGCATCCCTGTTCCCAAAAGAATTCAACTGGTCGAGACGGTCGACGAGTTCAATGAAAACGGACGTATGAACACGAGGGGTTTTTCATACATAAAAGGAACACCGTTTATATTGATGGTGCTGAAGCAGCACGAGAATATTTATATACACTGGGCCTATCATCGTGCCGGTATAATCTGGTTTCTCCTTCTGAGTATCGTCCTGATCTTGATTGTGATATTTTATGGCGCCGGTCATACCGTCAAACGGCTCCGTGAGCTTGACCGCCGGCGGGCTAAAATATTCCACAATATCGAGTACACCAATAAAATGGCAACCGTCGGGCGCATGGCCGCCGGGGTTGCTCATGAGATAAACAATCCGCTGGCAATTATTAATGAAAAGGCCGGTCTGCTCGAGGATCTCATCACCCACACAAAAGATTTTCCCAGCCGCGATAAATTCATGGCCATCACCAATTCCATCACCAATTCGGTCGAACGGTGCAGTAAAGTCACGCGGCGGCTTCTGGGTTTTGCCAAACGGATGGAGAACAAGGTCGAGACCATCGACCTTGGCGATCTTCTCCGGGAAGTGGTCGGCTTTCAGAGCACCGAAATCAAGCACCGCAATATCATAATCGGTTACAATTTCCAGGAAAATATCCCGACTATTCAGAGCGATCGGGGCCAGCTTCAGCAGGTCTTTCTTAACATTATAAATAACGCCTTTGCGGCGGTTGACAACGGCGGATCCATCGATATCGCCATTGCCGAGGCGGACGGCAAGAGAATTGCCGTTACCGTCACTGATAACGGTGTCGGTATTCCCAAAGATGAGCTGGAACATATATTCGAACCATTCTACTCGACCAAAGGGGAATTCGGGACCGGCCTGGGATTGTCCATAACGCAGGATATTGTCCAGAAACTGGGCGGAGAAATAATAGTGGAAAGCGAACCCGGTAAAGGCACTGATTTTAAGGTCATACTGC
This genomic interval from candidate division Zixibacteria bacterium HGW-Zixibacteria-1 contains the following:
- a CDS encoding IS30 family transposase; the encoded protein is IYNNTPRKCLDFQTPSEVFLEQLLHFKCESTFPFPRE
- a CDS encoding sodium-independent anion transporter; its protein translation is MIARFLPFLEWFKGYTIHHFRLDFVSGITVALVLVPQSMAYAQLAGLPAYYGLYAAFLPPLVASLFGSSRQLATGPVAVVSLMTATALEPLATAGSEMFVAYAILLALLVGLFQLLLGVLRLGLVVNFLSHPVVNGFTNAAALIIASSQLAKIFGVNVVQAEHQYETVYNIFRAAWYFTHWPTLGLAILAFIIMYAIRRINPRLPYVLVAVGVTTIISWATGFEHNCAMKLNQIKSHEAVRTINQFNETVDRIQELVDQRIQLGADMKKAVGVYGENSLAAASVHNELSLLNIEIEELKERNQLLKQQLWMIHLKSTGTHDGAMEFYDLQTNIAGMQYDQYNWRLLVGNRRIDSAAVRMACGGSVVGNIPRGLPSLIFPKFDTSVAFNLLPIAIIISLLGFMEAISIAKAMAARTGQRLDPNQELIGQGMSNIVGSFFQSYAVSGSFSRSAVNIQSGAVSGLSNVVSSLVVVIVLIFLTPLLYYLPQAVLAAIIMMAVIGLLNVKGFIHSWKAQKYDGIIGLITFVLTLGFAPHLEWGIMVGVILSLGLYMLRNMKPDIALLAKHPDGTWRNSERFGLARCKHLAVVRYNGSLFFANTNYLEDKILELVSSMPHLKQVIIVGNGINELDASGEDILSLLADRLRENGLGVSVTGLNDSVLDVMRRTHLYEKIGENQLFRNVARAIDALHREAHIGSDEAPCPLLEVVYLDGDSGGKPRW
- a CDS encoding response regulator, whose translation is MAIISIFSGSFCRGDEIAEKTAQTLGYKRIDEILITEASSEFDIPEKKLQQTLQGETPTLNKITREREKNIAFLKMALAKLILEDSCVILGSAAHLLPRNITHILRVCVIADFAYRVEQAIQSLSIPKGKAEGMIHGYDSKMRQWTGQLVDSTPYDSKIYDIVIPIHDMSIDQAVEIIKKYAGSDQLKTTPRSQSSAEDFLLSAKINLTLTKAGYDLEVFSENGNVTLLIDHEVIRMKQHQEKLIQITRGIEGVTDVNVRPGPKFQASSTNPWANMDLPPRILLVDDEKEFVQTLSERLQTRNLESSIVYDGEQAIDFVSRNQTDVMVLDLMMPGINGIEVLRRVKKDYPNVEVIILTGHGSEKEKAISEELGAFAYLQKPVDIDILAKVMRDAYQKISRLKADTTEDPENRSKPDSE
- a CDS encoding two-component sensor histidine kinase, with the translated sequence MTDSSWEKGIGESESSMVPTGEGLPRYRKLRRRSVIATSLVALAPLIIMVIINFYQDKEAYIAESRYAVTRILSNTKRNLEFIIEERRSALSLILNEQPYQKLTSPEGLKSIQKNLNNSFGGFVDLGVINADGIQTNYIGPYELVGRNYRDQAWFSEVLVRGVYVSDVFLGHRKLPHFVIAFKHEIDESSFFVFRATIDMSLLSEQITTTQLDQNTDVFIVNSDGILQTPSVFYGEVMEKMSIPVPKRIQLVETVDEFNENGRMNTRGFSYIKGTPFILMVLKQHENIYIHWAYHRAGIIWFLLLSIVLILIVIFYGAGHTVKRLRELDRRRAKIFHNIEYTNKMATVGRMAAGVAHEINNPLAIINEKAGLLEDLITHTKDFPSRDKFMAITNSITNSVERCSKVTRRLLGFAKRMENKVETIDLGDLLREVVGFQSTEIKHRNIIIGYNFQENIPTIQSDRGQLQQVFLNIINNAFAAVDNGGSIDIAIAEADGKRIAVTVTDNGVGIPKDELEHIFEPFYSTKGEFGTGLGLSITQDIVQKLGGEIIVESEPGKGTDFKVILPTAGRVIPYQG